AAGGTAAATAAAAGTGGGTTGCAAGTTAAACGCCATAACGCAGGCGCAGGTCTCATTAACGTAGGCGCAGGTCTCATTAGCGTAGGCGCAGGTCGCATTAGCGTAGGCGCAGGTCGCATTAGCGTAGGCGCAGGTCGCATTAGCGTAGGCGCAGGTCGCATTAGCGTAGGCGCAGGTCTCATTAGCGTAGGCGCAGGTCGCGACCTGCGCCTACGTTAATTTTGAAAAACACTCAATTATTCAATCACGAATTTCACGCGGCTTTTTATACCGTTCGCAATTATTTCAGCGATATACATGCCTGAAGAAAGTTCAGCGATATAAATTTTATCATCACCGGTTAAAATTAACTCACCTGTTAATGAATAAATTTTTACAGACTCAATATGATAATTTGATTGAATGGTGATGTAATCATTGGCAGGATTTGGATAAACATGAACTACTGAATTAATTTCTTGTTCAAAACCCAAACCAGAAAAGGTGAAACAATCAGATGTATCAATACATAAACCATCAGTAATTACCACTTTGTAGTCACCATCAACAGTTGGAGTATAGGTTTGATTTGTTTCTCCGACAATTGCGTTGCCTGATGCGCAATCAATCCATTGGTATGATGTACCGGTTTGGTTTGTCTCAAGCACCATTCCATTTTGAATGACAGAGGCATCAACCAAACAACCATTGTATTTAAAAAGTTCTTCTCCAACAACTCCGTCATTTGCGGCAAAATATAAACTGCCATTGAACACGGCCATTCTTTTTGTTGCGCTTAGATTCCAATCTTCAGATGAATGTGCAGTACCTGGATTTATATCTTCAATCATAACCGGGTCAGTAGTTCCATTCCATCCCCAAAGTTCTCTTCCGTGTAATTCATCTGTTGCTCTGAAATAAAGTATGCCGTTGTATTCAATAAAATGTTTAGGATGACTGCTCTCCAAACCAACAGAAGGATTAGTATTAATATCAAAAACCATCGTTGGAGTATTAACTCCGTCATATTGCCAAAGCTCTGCACCCAATGTTGCATCAATTCCGCTAAAGATTAATTTATTTTGATAGACATAAAAGTTTTTTGGATTAAAACTTGCCGCACCAATTCCCATATCAATAACCATGGAAGGCAAGTTGGTTCCATCATACATCCAAAGTTCAACGCCATTAACACCATCCGTTGCACCGAAATAAAGTTTGCTGTTGAATTCCGTTACATAATATTTATCCCAAGGAGAATTAGAGTTATTCACACCCGGGTTAATATCCATGATCATACTTGGAGGATTTATTCCATCGTACTCCCAAAGCTCAATACCATTGACCCCATTATCAGCAGAAAAAATCAATTTATCATTTAATACAACCAAATCTCCGGGATACGAACTTGCGGCAGCGTTGATATTTGCAACCAATGATGGAGGATTAACACCATCATAAACATAGAGTTCATAATCATTCCCCGGCCCAGAAGCTGAAAAGTAGAGTTTACCATCAAACACAGTTAACGATCTGGGTATTGAATTGGCTCCACCCGGATTGATATCAGATACTCTGATTGGTGCGCTGATACCATCATACTCATACAATTCAGTGCCATAAGTGCCTTCATAAGCTGAGAAATAAATTTTTCCTCCATACTCAATAAAATTAGCCGCATTATCTGACCCCCCTGAAGTATTAACTTCATAATTTAATATCACGCTACCAGGTATATTCAGTTGCCACACCTCAATTCCGAATGTTGAGTGATCAGCCGTAAAGAATAAATAGTCAGAGCTTGCATACAAGAAATCAGGAGTTGAACTCGATGCACCGGAATAAATATCACTGACCAGTGAAACTTGAGAATTGGCAAAAAAGGATGCAATGACAGAAGCTAAAATAAATGATGTTTTTTTCATACTTGTATAATTCAATTTTTAATCAATTTTTTTGTTTGATATCCATCTTCAGTATTGATTTGAACAAAATAAACACCTACAGGTAAATCAGCAATTGAAATTATTTTTTCATTGGTTGTTATGAGCGTTTCACCAACCATATTGATGATTTCAATAGACTGAATTATTTCATTGGTTTGTACCGTGATAAAATCATTAGCCGGGTTAGGAATAACAGAAAAATCAATTTTTTCAGTTTGATTTAAATCCAAGGTATTTCCAACACAATCAAAAACACCATCAACTAAAAGGCTTACATCAAAACCGGTAACTGATCCATCATTTCCATTTGCTGTTTGATCTTCAATGGTTGCTGTGGTTTGACCTTCAAAACTATAATAAGCCATCAGACCAGATTCATTTCCTGAAAGACAAAGATTTTTTGTATTTGCAATTTGAGATTGCGTACGCGCCACATTCCAAATTCTCACTTCATCAATTTGAATTGGTTGCCATATATTGGCATCATCACCCCGCGCACCAATACGTAAATTATCATTGGTGTTTGAAGTTGTTAAGGCACATGCCGATGTACCGTCAAGTACTCCGTTGAGATAAAGACTCAGTGTTGAGTTAGCATGATTAAAAGTTGCCGCCACATGGTTCCATTCTCCTAAATTCACCGTGGTACTTCCATTCACTGCCACTGAGGTAGAAGGGCTTGCAATTTGATATGCCTGAAGGGTAAAATTGCTGTTAATTCTGAGAAGAAAACCTCCTGTTGCAGTATATCCATAGGTTTCAATTACAAACATTTGCTGACTCATAGGAGAAGCCGGAACAAATACCCACGCTTCCAATGTCCAACTACCACCACTCAATCTAAGATTAGAGCCATCAGGTGTTGGGATCAAACCATATTTGGTTGATTGAATAACAAGTGATGTACTGTCTTGCGCAAATGAAAATTGTGTCACCAAAGCAATACAGATGAGAGATAAAATTTTCTTCATAATTAGTAGGTTAAATGGATAACAAATTAATTTTTAATAAAGCGAGATTGCCATGTATTATCAGCAGATGAAATCACGACATAATAGATGCCTGAAGGCAATTCGTTTACAGAAATAATTTGTTCAGTGGTAGTTAAAATCAGTTGGCCGTTGGCATTGAAAATTGAAATGAGTTCAACTTGAACATCTGTTTTTATTTGAATGTTTTCAGTTGCCGGGTTTGGGGTGATAATAATATTTGATGCATTCCCTTCATCAATTCCTACTCCTGAGATTGTGGTACATGTTGAAGTATCTACACAAGAACCATACATGATTTTACAAGCGTAGTCACCATCAGAAGTTGGAGTAAAATTTTGAGATGTGGCACCAAGTACTTCCGTCATAGTTCCACAATTCAACCATTGATAGTTTGCCCCGTTTTGAACAGCACTTAAGGTAATTCCTGATTGAGTAACTGTTAAGTCCAAATTATAACTACAAGGTCCGTACTTTGCAACATAACTGTCAATACCTCCTTGCGCAGTGAGTACAAAAGGTGTGAGGCTAGAAGAAAAATCAGCTCCATCAGAAAATTGACCACCAATATAGTAATCCTCTTGTGCGTTGAAATATATTGCGTTTGCACCATCTTCATTTATTGAGCCGTAAGAATTTGCCCACAAGAAATTTCCTGAACCGTCTAATTGTACAACAAAGATGTCATTATTTCCGTGAGAAGTTTTGTTTACCACTCCGGCACCTGGATCAAAGTCAGGAGTATTTGAAAAACCACCAGTAGAATAAATGTATTGGTCCTCGTCTAATGCCAAAGCTTCAATCTTGTTATTTCCATCAACAAAAGTTTTAACCCAAACATATTCACCTGACCAATCAAGTTTCAATAAGTAAGAATATTCTGAAGTTCCGGCAGAATGCATCTGAATTCCGGCACCAGGATCAAAGTCAACATCTTGTCTGAATGAGCCCCCAATATAAACATCAAAATCGGCATTTTTCGAAATGATAGCCGTTGCTGATTCACCCCATATTCCACCGAATGATTTTGCCCACAGAAAAGTTCCATCACTCATTAATTTGAGTACAAATGAGTCATCATATCCATTTGAAACTGCGCTTTGTGTGCCTGCGGTTGGATCTAAATCCATTGTTCCACCAAAAGTACCTGACAGATATACGCTGTAGTCAAACCCGATAGAAACATCCCCGGGAAAATTGTTACCACTGGTACCTGACAATTGATGCGCCCACTGATAGCCACCGGCATTATCATAACGAGCAATAAAAATATCTCCCAAAGAGTTAACAGCAGTCATATTAGCAGTACCTACCGAAGGATCAAAATCAACGGGACCGATAAAATTTCCGGTTATCACAGAAGCCCCTGTGTACTCAACGGCAATATCCAAACCTTGACAATGACCAGTAACGCTTTCCAAGTGATTTATCCATTCAAATTCTCCATCGGAATTTAATTTTAATAAGAAAATCTGATAAAGACTTGATCCCGAAGACCCGACATTATAAACGTTAGCGCTAGGGTCAAAATCTACTTCATAGCTGAATAGGCCTGTGATGTAAATATTATTTGCATTATCAACTCCAACAGAATAACCAACATCGTAATAATAATCTCCAAAATTATGAGCCCAGAGTAAGTTTCCATCAGGATCTTGTTTCATGACAAAAATATCAAAGTTTCCATTACTGGTTAAGCTATGCGTGCCTGTGCCATTATCAAAATCAATCGTATTTGAAAATTGTCCAACGGAAATAATATTCCCACTTCCGTCAACAATTAAATCCCTAGTAATTTCTGTATCACTGCTTCCCCGACCTTGTGCCCAAATCAATTCATTGTCTTGCGCAAATGAAAATTGCGTCACCAAAACAAAACAAATGAGAAATAATATTTTCTTCATAATTAGAAGGTTAAATGGATAAAAAATTAATTTTTAATAAAGCGAGATTGCCATGTATTATCAGCAGATAAAAGCACGACATAATAGATGCCTGAAGGCAAATCATTGACAGGAATAATTTGTTCAGTGGTAGTTAAAATCAGTTGACCGTTGGCATTGAAAATTGAAATGAGTTCAACTTGTACATCTGTTTTTATTTGAATGTTTTCAGTTGCCGGGTTTGGGGTGATAATAAATGGACTTGCGCTATTTTCTTCTACAGAACTTAACTGACCTGTAATTACAATATCAGTTGACGCAGAAAGATTTGTGCCATCCATTGTCATTGCTCCAACGGTCACCGTGCCATTGTTAGTTGCAGTAAGTACACCGCTTGCATCAATAGTTGCATAAGAACTACCTGTTACAATACCCCACATCACTGACTGACTAGCGGTTGAAGGTAAAACGGTTGCTTCCATTTGAAGAGTTCCACCGGCGGCAGTGATTGTTGAAACACCTCCTTGTCCTTGAACTGTTATTGAACTTGCGAGTGAGCTTGAAGAACTGCAGTCAAGAGAAAAAACAACACCGGGATCAACATCTGAACTCCAAACTGCATTAGCAAAAGATACATTGTCAACTTGAACACAAGTTAGCGCAGGGCAATCAGTTGCAGAAAACCAACCCGGAGCCACATTCATATTGTTGCCGTTTTGCATGTTGATTTCTGTTATATAATCACTGTAATCACAATCCAAATA
This genomic stretch from Crocinitomicaceae bacterium harbors:
- a CDS encoding T9SS type A sorting domain-containing protein, which translates into the protein MKKTSFILASVIASFFANSQVSLVSDIYSGASSSTPDFLYASSDYLFFTADHSTFGIEVWQLNIPGSVILNYEVNTSGGSDNAANFIEYGGKIYFSAYEGTYGTELYEYDGISAPIRVSDINPGGANSIPRSLTVFDGKLYFSASGPGNDYELYVYDGVNPPSLVANINAAASSYPGDLVVLNDKLIFSADNGVNGIELWEYDGINPPSMIMDINPGVNNSNSPWDKYYVTEFNSKLYFGATDGVNGVELWMYDGTNLPSMVIDMGIGAASFNPKNFYVYQNKLIFSGIDATLGAELWQYDGVNTPTMVFDINTNPSVGLESSHPKHFIEYNGILYFRATDELHGRELWGWNGTTDPVMIEDINPGTAHSSEDWNLSATKRMAVFNGSLYFAANDGVVGEELFKYNGCLVDASVIQNGMVLETNQTGTSYQWIDCASGNAIVGETNQTYTPTVDGDYKVVITDGLCIDTSDCFTFSGLGFEQEINSVVHVYPNPANDYITIQSNYHIESVKIYSLTGELILTGDDKIYIAELSSGMYIAEIIANGIKSRVKFVIE
- a CDS encoding T9SS type A sorting domain-containing protein — translated: MKKILSLICIALVTQFSFAQDSTSLVIQSTKYGLIPTPDGSNLRLSGGSWTLEAWVFVPASPMSQQMFVIETYGYTATGGFLLRINSNFTLQAYQIASPSTSVAVNGSTTVNLGEWNHVAATFNHANSTLSLYLNGVLDGTSACALTTSNTNDNLRIGARGDDANIWQPIQIDEVRIWNVARTQSQIANTKNLCLSGNESGLMAYYSFEGQTTATIEDQTANGNDGSVTGFDVSLLVDGVFDCVGNTLDLNQTEKIDFSVIPNPANDFITVQTNEIIQSIEIINMVGETLITTNEKIISIADLPVGVYFVQINTEDGYQTKKLIKN
- a CDS encoding T9SS type A sorting domain-containing protein is translated as MKKILFLICFVLVTQFSFAQDNELIWAQGRGSSDTEITRDLIVDGSGNIISVGQFSNTIDFDNGTGTHSLTSNGNFDIFVMKQDPDGNLLWAHNFGDYYYDVGYSVGVDNANNIYITGLFSYEVDFDPSANVYNVGSSGSSLYQIFLLKLNSDGEFEWINHLESVTGHCQGLDIAVEYTGASVITGNFIGPVDFDPSVGTANMTAVNSLGDIFIARYDNAGGYQWAHQLSGTSGNNFPGDVSIGFDYSVYLSGTFGGTMDLDPTAGTQSAVSNGYDDSFVLKLMSDGTFLWAKSFGGIWGESATAIISKNADFDVYIGGSFRQDVDFDPGAGIQMHSAGTSEYSYLLKLDWSGEYVWVKTFVDGNNKIEALALDEDQYIYSTGGFSNTPDFDPGAGVVNKTSHGNNDIFVVQLDGSGNFLWANSYGSINEDGANAIYFNAQEDYYIGGQFSDGADFSSSLTPFVLTAQGGIDSYVAKYGPCSYNLDLTVTQSGITLSAVQNGANYQWLNCGTMTEVLGATSQNFTPTSDGDYACKIMYGSCVDTSTCTTISGVGIDEGNASNIIITPNPATENIQIKTDVQVELISIFNANGQLILTTTEQIISVNELPSGIYYVVISSADNTWQSRFIKN
- a CDS encoding T9SS type A sorting domain-containing protein; this translates as MTKKLLIPIGLLFTSFAFTQNVNIPDANFKNALLADPTINDDMNTEISNWEASSYNGTIDVSNLGITDLTGIEAFTGTIYLNCAGNLITTLDLSANTGLTGILHIDYNQLTSVIFPATCFVTLVHINNNPMTSLDVSSLQTMTNLYAMNCYNLTSLTIGNNPTINTINISSTALTSIDLSGATGLESFGAFGSNLIGVLDLSAFSSLVYLDCDYSDYITEINMQNGNNMNVAPGWFSATDCPALTCVQVDNVSFANAVWSSDVDPGVVFSLDCSSSSSLASSITVQGQGGVSTITAAGGTLQMEATVLPSTASQSVMWGIVTGSSYATIDASGVLTATNNGTVTVGAMTMDGTNLSASTDIVITGQLSSVEENSASPFIITPNPATENIQIKTDVQVELISIFNANGQLILTTTEQIIPVNDLPSGIYYVVLLSADNTWQSRFIKN